One genomic segment of Diceros bicornis minor isolate mBicDic1 chromosome 25, mDicBic1.mat.cur, whole genome shotgun sequence includes these proteins:
- the ELK3 gene encoding ETS domain-containing protein Elk-3 isoform X1 — MESAITLWQFLLQLLLDQKHEHLICWTSNDGEFKLLKAEEVAKLWGLRKNKTNMNYDKLSRALRYYYDKNIIKKVIGQKFVYKFVSFPEILKMDPHAVEISRESLLLQDSDCKAPPEGREVHGHGLSALKSTSRNEYIHSGLYSSFTINSLQSPPEPFKAIKTEKLEEQPEDSPPVEEVRTVIRFVTNKTDKHSRRPVVAPPSTSEAFLASSVSAKISSFMLPNAASISSASPSSSRSPSLSPNSPVPSEHRSLFLEAACHDSDSLEPLNLSSGSKTRSPSLPPKAKKPKGLEISAPPLVLSGTDIGSIALNSPALPSGSLTPAFFTAQTPNGLLLTPSPLLSSIHFWSSLSPVAPLSPARLQGPNTLFQFPTLLNGHMPVPIPSLDRAASPVLLSSNSQKS; from the exons ATGGAGAGTGCAATCACCCTGTGGCAGTTCCTCTTACAGTTGCTGCTGGACCAGAAGCATGAGCACCTGATCTGCTGGACCTCCAACGATGGTGAATTCAAGCTCCTCAAAGCAGAAGAAGTGGCCAAACTGTGGGGACtccgaaaaaacaaaacaaacatgaaCTACGATAAGCTGAGCAGGGCCCTGCGATACTATTACGACAAG AACATCATCAAGAAGGTGATTGGGCAGAAGTTTGTGTACAAGTTCGTCTCTTTCCCGGAGATACTGAAAATGGACCCTCACGCGGTGGAGATCAGCCGGGAGAGCCTTTTGCTGCAGGACAGCGACTGCAAGGCGCCTCCCGAGGGCCGAGAGGTGCACGGACACGGCTTGTCAGCCCTTAAAAGCACGAGCCGCAACGAATACATCCACTCAGGCCTGTACTCGTCCTTCACCATTAATTCCCTGCAGAGCCCACCAGAACCCTTCAAGGCAATCAAGACGGAGAAGCTGGAGGAGCAGCCGGAGGACAGCCCTCCCGTGGAGGAAGTCAGGACGGTCATCAGGTTTGTGACCAATAAAACCGACAAGCACAGCAGGAGGCCCGTGGTGGCCCCGCCCTCCACGTCTGAGGCCTTCCTGGCCTCCTCTGTCTCGGCCAAGATCTCCTCCTTCATGCTGCCAAATGCCGCCAGCATTTCCTCTGCTTCGCCCTCCTCGTCTCGGTCCCCGTCCCTGTCCCCCAACTCGCCCGTGCCTTCTGAACACAGAAGCCTCTTCCTGGAGGCCGCCTGCCATGACTCGGATTCCCTAGAGCCCTTGAACCTGTCATCGGGCTCCAAGACCAGGTCTCCATCTCTTCCCCCAAAGGCCAAAAAACCCAAAGGCTTGGAAATCTCTGCGCCCCCGCTGGTGCTCTCTGGCACCGATATTGGCTCCATCGCCCTCAACAGCCCAGCCCTTCCCTCGGGATCCCTCACCCCAGCCTTCTTCACCGCACAG ACACCAAATGGACTGCTTCTGACCCCGAGTCCACTGCTCTCCAGCATACATTTCTGGAGCAGCCTTAGTCCCGTTGCTCCACTGAGTCCTGCCCGGCTGCAAGGGCCAAACACGCTGTTCCAG